GCCGATCCAGCTCCCCGGCCGAGGGGAAGCCATGGCCCTCGGGGCCGCCATCTGGGGCGCCCTGGGGTCCGGACTGTTCGGCGGATACCGCGAGGCGATCCGCCGGATGGTCCAGGCTGGTCCGGTCGTCGAGCCGGTGGCCGCGCGGCGGACGGTCTACGACGTCTCCTACGCGCGATACCGGGCCGCCTACCCCTGTCTCCGTGATCTCGCCCACCGCATGGCCGCCTCATGAGCGCTCCCGTCGACCGCGGCGCCGCGCATCCCACTGCGCGAGGAGGGCTGATCATCGCCGCGAGGCCGGGCGCGATGGTGACGGGCGCCATCGGGACCCCGGCGAGGCCGGCGTCCGCTCGGTGGCGGCGGCGCTGCGAGCCCTACCTCTACATCCTGCCCGCGTTCCTCCCCCTCGTCGTCTTCACCTATTGGCCGCTGGCCCGCAGCCTGGAGCTGAGTCTCTTCGACTGGAACATGGTCAGCGCCGATCGCCGGTGGGTCGGCGCGGCCAACTACACCGCCTTGCTGGCGGCCGCCGACTTCTGGCTCGCGGTCTGGAACACGGGGCTCTACATCGTGGGTCTCCTGCTGCTGACGCTGGTGCTCCCGCTGGGCCTGGGGGTCCTCCTCAACCGGGTCGGGGGCCGGCTCCAGCCCGTCTACAAGGCGATCTTCTTTTCCCCGGCCGTCGTCTCGTTTGCGGTGGCGGCGATCACCTGGCTGTGGATCTTCAATCCGATCAACGGGGTCCTGAATCAGGCCCTCGGCGACCTCGGCGTCACCGGTCCGGCCTGGCTCAACCAGCCGGGCTGGGTCATTTGGGCCATCACGCTCATCTGTGCGTGGAAGCTCACCGGCTACAACCTCGTGATCTTCTCGGCCGGCCTGGCGGGGATTCCCAGCGAGTACTACGAGGCGGCGGACATGGACGGCGCCTCGGCCTTCCAGCAGTTCCGGCACATCTCCTGGCCGCTTCTCACGCCCACCACCTTCTTCGTGGTCGTCACCACGGTCATCTACGCCGGCCAGTACACGCTGGTGCCGATCCAGATCCTCACCCAGGGCGGGCCGAACAAGGCCAGCACCAACGTCGTGTATCTGATCTATCAGTATGGCTTCCAGTTCTTCGAGACCGGCCGCGCCTCGGCGCTCGCCACCGTCGTCTTCCTGATGTTCCTGGGGGTCACCCTGCTCCAGCAGCGCTTCCTCGAGCGATACGTCCACTATGACCGGTAGAGGCCAGCCGTCGGCCGCCGCGACCGCCGGTCTCCACGCCGTCATGATCGCCGGCTGCGTCGCGACGCTCTTCCCGCTGTTCTGGATGCTGTCGACATCCTTCAGGATGCCCGATGACATCGCGACCCCCGGGATCGCCCTGATCCCGAGACCTCCCACGCTCGAGAACTACCGGGCCGCCTGGCGGCTGACCCCCCTCGGGCTGTACGTCTGGAACAGCATGCTGAGCACCGTCGCCCTGATGAGCAGTCAGACCGTCACCAGCATCCTGGCCGCCTATGCCTTTGCCCGCTTCCGATTTCCGGGACGAGAGCTGCTGTTCGGATTGTTCGTGGGCACCATGATGGTGCCGATCCACGTCGTCATGATTCCCAACTACATCCTGGTGTCGCGGCTCGGGTGGATCGACACGCTGGCGGGCTTGATCGTGCCGCAACTGAGCAACGCCTTCGGCGTCTTCATGCTCCGCCAGCACCTGCTCACGCTGCCGCGGGAGCTGTTCGACGCGGCGGCCATCGACGGCGCGGGCAGCTGGCGCACCCTGTGGCGAATCGTGGTGCCGGTGAGCCGATCGCCCATCTTCGCGCTGGCGATTCTCTTCTTTCTCAACGCCTGGAACCAGTACTTCTGGCCGTTCCTGGTCCTCACCCGGCCCGAGGTCCAGACGCTGCCGCTCGGACTACAGCGCTTCGCGGGGTCGGAGGGCGGGGCGTCGTGGGGACCGCTGATGGCCGTGGCCACCATCGCCTCGCTGCCCGCCATTCTCATGTACACCGTCGGACAGCGACACATCGTGCGGACGTCCGTCACCTCCGGCTTGAAGGGCTGATGTCGCACGCCACCGAGGGGAGTATTGCCAACCGGCTCATGACGAGCCCAGGAGAGTGAGCATGCCACTGCAGATGCCGATGAAGAGCACCGTGATGGCGGCGCTGAGCGTCGTCCTGCTCGCGACCGCGACGACGGCCGACGCCCAGGTTCGGATCGAGTACTACCACATCAACACGGCCGCCTTCGGCGGACCGGCGGTCGCCAAGCTGGCCAAGGAGTTCAACGAGTCGCAGAACGCCTACGTGGTCGCCGACAAGTTCCAGGCGAACTACGGCGCGCTCACCCAGGCCCTCCAGGTTGCCGCCGCCGCCGGCCGGCCGCCGGCGGTCTCTCAGATCTCCTACCGGCTCATCCGCTACGCCGCCGAGACGTTTCAGCCCACGCCCATCGACAAGGTGGGTGGATCGGAGTTCGAGGCGGTCGCCCGGACCTACCAGCCCTCCGTGCTGAAGCTCGGCCAGCTCGGTGGCGTTCAATGGGGACTGCCGTATGGCCTGAGCAGTCCCGTGATGTATTACAATCCTGAGCTCTTCAAGGCGGCCGGGCTGGATCCCGCCACCCCGCCCAAGACCTGGGAAGACGTCGCCCGAGCGGCGCGCACGATCAAGGACAAGACCGGGAAGTTCGGCCTCTACATCCAGCGCGACGACACCTGGCCCATGACCTGGTTCCTGTATGGGCTCGGCGGGCAGTGGCTGAGCGAGAGCGGAGACCGGCCCCAGGCGAACTCGCCGAAGGCGATCAAGGGCATGGAGGTCTGGGCGGGCTTCGTCAAGGATGGACTGCACCCGGTCGCCAACAACGACGAGGCGTTCCCGGCGTTCCAGGCGGGTAACATCGGGATGGTCTTCACGACCACGGGACGGCGCAACCTGTTCGAGAGCGGCTCGAAATTCCCGGTCAAGGTCGCCGAGCTGCCCGCCTTCGCCGGGATGGCCCGGAAGATCCCGGCGGGCGGCAACGTGCTGATGGTGTTCGCCAGGGATCCGAAGGAGCGGGCCGGGGCCTGGGCCTTCCTCAAGCACGTCACCTCACCCCAGGCGATCACCGAGTGGGTCAAGGGGACCGGCTACATCTCCCCGCTCCAGGGGCTCACCGAGAACCCCCGCTACCTCGGGAACCTCTTCACCGAGCTCCCCAACATGCGCGCGGCGTACGCCCAGCTGCCCTACGTGGTCGCCGAGGAGAACTGGCCGAAGAAGGGGCTCCAGATCGAGCAGATCCTCGTGGAGGCGCGCGACGCCATCCTGCTCGGCCAGGTGGACGCCAAGACCGGGATGGATCGGGCCCAGGCGCGGATCGAGGACGCGATGCGCTGAGCTCGGCCCGGAGGGGGCCTCGGCGGCCCCCTCCGGGGGCGGGCACAGGTGCCGGCAAAGGAGCTGAGATGCCGTTCCGAATCGGACTCGTCACCGACATTCACAACGGTCCCGACACCGAGACGCGACCCGGCAGCGTCGCGCTGGGGCTCATGGATCAGTTCGTCCACGAGATGCGAACCCGGTTTCGACCCGACCTGGTCGTCGACATGGGAGACCGTATCAACGACGTGAGTTCCACCGAGGACGCGATGCGTATCTCGCAGGTGGTGAGCCGTCTCACGTCGGCCGGCGTCCCGACCTGCTTTCTCCACGGAAACCACGACGTCCCGAACCTCGACTTCGCCACGATCAATCGCCTCCTCGGCCGGAAGGCCGACTACGAGTCGGTGGACCTCCAGGGTCTCCATCTCGTGCTGCTGAACACCCAGGATCCGACGTTCGAGGGGGGCGGAGGCACGCTGTCGGAGGCCCAGCTGGCCTGGCTGGAGGAGGATCTTCGTCGCGCCTCGGGCCCGGCCCTGGTGTTCAGCCATCACCCCCTCGACGAGCAGGACGTCAGCCGGCACTGGTACTTCCCGTCGCACCCGGACTGTGCGCTCGCCGTGAACCGGGCGCGCGCTCGGCAGATCTTCGCCCGCTCCGGAAAGGTACGGGCCGTGTTCCATGGCCACATGCACTGGAACCACGCCGAGGTGATCGACGGGATCCCGTACATCACCGTCGGGTCCCTGGTGGAGATGCGCTTGACCGGAGGTCAGCCGGCCGGCGGCTACGCCGAGGTCACCGTGGAGGACGGAGGCCGCCTCCGAGTCGAGGTGCGCGGCCGCCTGCCCATGAGCTTCGTTCATCCCTAGGTTCTTCGGGGGGGTCTCGGAAGACCCCCCCGATGCCCCCCCTTCGGTTGCGGCGGCACAGCCGCCGCTCGGAGCACTCCTCGATGCACCACGCGCTCGGTGGTCGGCGCCGAGGTTACTCTGACACACTCCCGGGGCCCCGCCCGGAGACGAGGTCGGGTCCGGGCAGGGCGCCCCCGTCCCGAGCCACCCCCGGCCGGGCCTTGACGCCCGGTCGGGTCGGGCGGTAGCGTTGCTGGCACCATGGCGCGGTTCGTCGGGAAGCACCTCCTCTTCCTCGCCCTCACGCTGCTGGTGGTCTCCTTCCTGGTCTTTGCCGTCAACGAGTTCTCCCCGGGCGCCGTCGCCCGGAAGATGCTCGGTGAGTTCGCGACGCAGGAGCAGGTGGACCTGCTCACCCACCAGCTCGGGCTCGATCGGCCGCTCCTCGTCCGCTACGCGGACTACATGGGGAAGGCCCTCACCGGCGACCTCGGCTACTCGCTCCGGTTCAAGGTGCCGGTGCGCGAGATCATCTGGAACCGCCTCGGGAACACCGCGCTGCTGGCCGGCATCTGCTTCGCGCTCATCGTGCCGGTGTCGATGGCGCTGGGGATCGCGGCGGGGATGCACGAGTCCTCCCGGCTCGATCGCGCCATCCTCCTCTTCAGCACCGTCGTCGCGTCGGTGCCGGAGTTCGCCCTCGGCGTCTTCTTCGCGAGCATCTTCGTCGTCTGGCTCGGCTGGCTTCCCGGGACCGCGACGCTGGTCGGCGGGGGGGGCTGGTCGGCCACCTCCCAGTTCGCGCTGCCGGTCGCCGTCATCGTCCTCTACGACTCCGGGTATGTCGTCAGCATGATCCGGGCGTCGATGGTCGAGGTCATGCAGCGGCCGTACATCCGGACGGCCGTCCTCAAGGGGATGCGCTTCCGCCGGGTGATCCTCGGGCACGCGCTCCGGAACGCCCTGATCAACCCGGTCACGGTGATCTTCCTCCAGATCAACTACCTGATCTCGGGAGTCGTCGTCGTCGAGACGCTGTTCGCGTACCCGGGCTTCGGGCGCATGATGCTCGAGGCGGCGCTGTTCAAGGACATCGCCGTCGTCGAGGCGGGCGCGCTCGTCGCGGTCCTCGTCGCCATCCTCACCCAGATCTTCGGCGATCTCGCCTACATGGCCCTCGACCCTCGGATTCGCGCCTGACGCATGGCCGACGGCACGACCGTCGAGGCTGTCCTCGTCCCGCCGCGCCGACCTCTCGCAGGTTTCGGCCGGAGGGCGTGGACGCGCTTCGCCCGTCTCGCCGAATCGACGCCCGCCCTGATCGGCGCCGGGATCGTGAGCTTCTGGATCGCCGTCGCGCTCCTGGCCCCGGTGATCGCCCCCTACCCGCCGAACGCGAATGATGTCGCGGCGCTCGCCGATCCGCGACCGTCGGCCGCGCACTGGCTGGGCACCGACCACCTCAGTCGCGACATCCTGTCGCGGATCTTCTGGGGCGCGCGGACGGTTCTCACGGTGGCGCCCGTGGCCGTCCTCGGCGCCGTGGCCCTCGGTTCGCTGCTCGGCCTCTGCGGCGGCTACAACCGGGGCTGGATAGACCTCGTCATCGGACGGGCGTGCGACATCGTGCTCACGTTCCCGGTGATCATCCTCTACCTGATCGTCCTGACTCACTTCGGATCTTCGGCCTTGAACGTGATCCTCGTGCTTGCCCTGAGGCAGGCCCCGATCATCGCCCGCATCGTCCGCGGAATCACGCTCGAGCTCCGCGATCGAGAGTACGTGGCCGCCGCGAAGATGCGGGGCGAGTCGGCTCTCTACATCATGCTCGTCGAGATCCTGCCAAACGCCCGCGGGCCGCTGATCGTGGACACGTGCCTCCGGATGGGCTTCAATATCGTCATCATCGGCGTCCTCGGCTTCCTCGGCATCGGGCTGCCGCCGCCCGATCCCGACTGGGGCGGGATGGTCAGGGACACCTATGGGATGATGTCGGTATGGCCGCACATGGCGCTCTTTCCCAGCGCGGCGATCGCCTCCCTGGTCGTGGGCTTCAACCTGCTGGCCGTCGGGCTCCGGGAGATCGGGCTGCGTGACTGAGCACCGACGTCCGGCCGGCGAACCGCTCCTCGAGCTCCAGCAGGTCCGGATCTCGTACTTCACGCGGGCGGGGGAGGTGAACGTCATTCCGGGTCTGAGCCTGTCCATCGGGCGCGGCGAGGCGCTGGGCCTGGTCGGCGAGTCGGGCTGCGGAAAGTCCACCGTCGCGCTCGCCATCGTCCGCTATCTCGGGCGGGCGGGACGGATCATCGGCGGGCGCATCCTGTTCGAGGGGCGTGACCTCGGGGCGCTTCCCGAGGCGGAGCTGCGCGGGATCCGCGGCCGGCGCATCGCCATGGTCTACCAGGACCCGATGTCGAGCCTGAACCCCGTGATGACCGTCGGCCGGCAGCTCATGGAGGTGCCGCTGATCCACGAGGGGGTCGGCGGGGACGAGGCGCGCGCGCGGGCCCTCCGGATGCTCACCGAGGTCAACCTGCCGGACCCGGAAGGCATCCTGGAGCGCTACCCCCATCAGCTCTCCGGCGGCCAGCAGCAGCGCATCGTCATCGCGATGGCGCTCATCGCGCGGCCGGCGCTCCTCATCCTGGACGAGCCGACGACCGGGCTCGACGTCACGGTGGAGGCGGCGGTCCTCGACCTCGTGCGCGGGCTGAGGATGCGCCACGACACGGCCATCCTCTACATCAGCCACAACCTCGGCACCGTGGTCCGCGTCTGCGACCGCGTGGGGGTGATGTACCGGGGTGAGCTGGTCGAGGAGGGCTCGATCCGGCAGGTCTTCGGCAACCCGCGTCATCCCTACACCCGGGGCCTCCTCGACTGCCTGCCGGCCGTGGGTCGCGACAAGCGCCGGGCGCCGCTCCTGGCGATCCCGGGCCAGATGGATTCGCTCCTGGCCCGCCTCCCGGGGTGCGGATTCGCGGCGCGCTGTGCCCACGTCGAGCCGGGTCGCTGTACGGTCGGGGTGATCCCGACCGAGCCGGTCGCGGACGAGCCGGGGCACGAGGTCCAGTGCGTCCGGGCCGCCGAGCTCCCGCTCTGGCGCCGGCGGTACCTCGAGGCCGGGGAGGCCGGCCCGCAGGCGGCGGCCGACCTGGTCCTCGCGCTGGACGGCCTCTCGAAGGTGTACCGGCCCCGCCGCGGCCTCTTCGGGACCCGTGCCGATGTGCGGGCGCTCACCGACGTGTGGCTGGACGCGCACCATGGACAGACACTGGCCATCGTCGGCGAGTCCGGGTGCGGGAAGTCCACCCTCGCTCGAGTGCTCGCCGGCCTCGAGACCGCCACGGCGGGCCGCGCGAGCCTCGCCGGCGCCGACATCGCGGCGATGCCGGTCGACGCGCGGCCGGCGGGGCTGCGGCGCCAGCTCCAGATGGTGTTCCAGAACCCGGACAGCACCCTGAATCCGAGCCACACGGTCGGCTACGCGATCGGGCGGGCGCTCCGGCGCCTCCGCCGGCTGGGCGCGGCGGACAGGGCCCGCGAGGTCGGGCGGCTGCTCGAGGTCGTCAGGCTCGGCCCCGAGCTGGCCGGGTGGAGGCCGCACCGGCTCTCCGGCGGTCAGAAGCAGCGGGTCGCCATCGCCCGCGCGCTCGCCGGCGATCCCGAGGTGATCGTCGCCGATGAGCCGGTCTCCTCGCTCGACGTCTCGGTCCAGGCGGCGATCATCAACCTCTTGACCGAGCTCCAGGCCAAGCACGGCACGACGCTCCTCGTCATCTCGCACGATCTGTCGGTCGTGCGCTACCTGGCCGACGCCGTGGCCGTGATGTACCTCGGCCGGGTCGTCGAGTTCGGCCGGGCCGAGGACGTGTTCGCGCCGCCCTATCACCCCTACACGGAGGCGCTCCTCTCCGCCGTCCCGATCCCCGACCCCGACGCCCAGCGGGACCCCATCGTCCTCGAGGGGGCGCTTCCGAGCCCGAGCGAGGTGCCGCGCGGCTGCCCGTTCAGCAGCCGGTGTCCCCGGAAGCTCGGGGTGGTGTGCGAGGACACCCCGCCCCCCGAGCAACGGCTGGCCGGCGGCCACCGGATCGTCTGCCACATCCCGGCCGACGAGCTCGTCCGGCTCCAGCGCCCCGACGCGGCCGTCCCGCGCCCGGGACTCGTTCAGGAGGCGCCGGCGTGAGAGTCCTGATCAAGAGCGCGTGGGGCTCGGACGATCCGACCAAGGCGGCCTTCCCGTTTCTGCACGCCAACGCGTTTGCCGAGGCCGCGCACGAGGTCCAGATCTTCCTGCTCGGGGAGGCCGTCTCCCTGATGCGCGCGCCCGTGGCCCAGGCGGTGGTGCCGGTGGGATGGCCGCCCCTGGCGGAGATCCTGGTCAAGACGACCGCGCTGAAGGTGCCGATCCACGTCTGAACCGCCTGCTCGCGGGCCCGTGGGGTCCAGGAATCGGATCTGGCCGGGAAGAACGCGACGTTCGCGACTCCGCCGACCCTGGTGGCCCTGGCCGAGTGGGCGGACAAGCTCCTGAGCGAGTGAGCTACAGCCGGTCGAGCTCCTCGCGCAGCGCCTCGAGACCGGAGCGCACGAGGCGGCGCGCCGCCTCCGGGCTCATCCAGGCGGCGTGCGCGGTCAGCGTCACGTTGGCGAGGCGGGTCAGGGGATGGTCCGGCGGCACCGGCTCCTCGGCGAAGACGTCGAGGCCGGCCGCCGCGATGTGGCCGCTCGCCAGCCGCTCGGCCAGCGCCACCTGATCGACGAGGCCGCCGCGCGCCGTGTTGATGAACACGGCGCCGGGCTTGAGGAGCCCGAGGCGGCGCCGGTCCAGGATGCCGCGCGTCTCGTCGTTGAGGGCGAGGTGCAGGCTGACGATGTCGGCCTCGGTCAGGACCTCCTCGAGGCTGCGGCGCTCGCACGGCACATCTTCCGCCACCGCGCCGCGGTTCCACCCGATGACGCGCAGCCCCACCCCGGCGCCGAGCCGCGCCGTCGCCCGGCCGATGCCGCCGAGCCCGACGATTCCCAGCGTCTTTCCCGCCAGCTCGAAGAGCGCGGCTTGCCGCCACGTCCCGGCCCGGATCTCCCGATCCATCTGGGCGACCCGCCGGACGCCGTCGAAGACGAGGGCGATCGCGTGCTCGGCGACCGTGCGATCGGCATAGCCGAGGACGCGGCGCACCCGGATGCCGCGCCGTTCGGCGGCCGGCAGATCGACCCAGCTCCAGACGCCGGTTCCCAGGAACACGATGAGTCGCAGGTCCGGGCAGGCCGCCAGGATCGGCTCGGTCAGCTTCGTCTGGAAATGCACGACGCCCGCCGCGCCTGAGAGCGCCTCGACGAGCTCGGCCGCCGCCGGCCGGGCGACGCGTAGCTCGAGCTCGGGGACGAGGGCCCGCGCCGGCCCGTCGAAGAACTGCGCCATGTAGGGCGTGCAATCGGGGAAGACGACGCGCACCCCGGCGCCGGCCATTCAGCCCGTCTCGCGGCGGAGCACCCGGCCGGGCCGGGCGCCGGTGGGCCGTCCGGCCCGCCAGACGACGCGGCCGTTCACCATGACCAGGTCGATGCCGGCGGCCGGCTGGGCCGGCTCGGTGAAGGTGCCGGTGTCCTTCACCGTCGCCGCGTCGAAGACGACGAGATCGGCGAAGGCACCCGGCCGGACGACGCCGCGGTCGGCGAAGCCGAACCAGCGGGCCGGCAGGCCCGTCATCCGCCGCACGGCCTCCTCGAGCCCGAACAGGCCGACCTCGCGGCTGTAGTGGCCGAGGACGCGCGGAAACGCGCCCCAGAGCCGCGGGTGGGGGTGCACGTCGTGCGGCAGGCCGTCGGAGCCGATCATCGTGTGCTCGTAAGCCAGGATGGCGCGGACGTCTCCTTCGTCGAGCTGGAAGTAGATGGCGCCGGCCGGCAGCAGGCGCTCGGCCGCCTGGCCCGCGCTGCACCGCCACTCCCTGGCGATGTCGTCGAGCATCCGGCCGGCGCAATCGGGATGGGGCGTCGACCACGTCACCATGATGCGCACACCGGGCTGGGCGCGGCCCGGATCGAGGGTCTTCGAGCTGGCGTGGTAGGGATAGGCGTCGAGCCCGACGGCCTGGGTCCGGCGCGCCGCGTCGATGACGGCGAGCGTCTTCGGCCCCTTGCCGAAGTTGGCGGCCCCCGTGCACTGGTGGTGCGAGAGCGTGAGCGGGACCCCGGTCTCGCGGCCGATCGCCAGGGCCTCCTCGATCGCGGCCTCGAGCGCCTCGAAATAGTTGCGGTGGTGCGCGCAGTAGAGGCCGCGGTAGGGCTTCACCGCCGCCACCAGCGACCGGACCTCCCCGGTCGGCGCCGCCACCGCGCTCGGATAGTCCAGCCCGGTCGAGAAGCCGATGGCCCCCTCCGCCATGGCCGCCTCGACCTGTCGCCGCATCTCGCCGACCTCGGCGGCCGTCGCCGCCCGGTCGAGGCGGTCCATGACCCGATGGCGCACGGTGATGTGGCCGACGAGCAGGCCGCAGTTCACGGCCGGCGGGCTCTGGCCCAGGGCCTCGACGTACGCGCCGAAGCGGTCGAAGCGGAACCAGCCCGCCTCGCTGCCGAGCAGGTCGAGCGGCGGCGGGGGGACCCCGTCGAGGACGAGCGGGGCGAGGCTGACGCCGCAATTGCCGGCGACGAGCGTGGTCACGCCCTGGCTCACCTTCGGCGTCAGGTCCGGCGTGGACAGGAGGGCCCGGTCGTCGTGGGTGTGGGCGTCGATGAAGCCCGGCGCGACGATGCGGTCGGCGGCGTCGATCTCGCGGGCCCCGGGGGCGCCGCCGAGGTCGCCCACGGCGATGATGCGGTCCCCGGCGATGCCGACGTCGGCCCGACGGCGCGCGGCGCCGGTCCCGTCGATCACGAGCCCGTGGCGGAGGACGAGCTCGATGTCGGTCAGGCGGCCGGCCATCAGGCGGGCGGGTGGCGAGCGCCCCCGTGCGCGGCGAGAAGCTCGAGGCGGGTCGCCATAGTCCCACGGATAGTGCGCCCGGAATTCATCGTCCGTCAACACCACGGGCGGGAGCCTGGCCGCTCCTGCTCACTGGGTCCGGCTGTCGGAAATTGCCCGAAAATCCGCCACCACCACCGCCCGGGCACGGCGGTCTCGCGGCTAAGTAGCGGTGCGTAAACGTATTGCCGGTGGCATTGTCCTTGCGTCATCTCTCTCCGTGATCGGAGAGACGGGGGGAAACGCGATGGGCGGTCCGTGGAAGAGCCGGGAGTTCGATGCGAGGGCATGGCGGCCGCCGGCTCCCCGGGTGGACGCGCGGGCCGAGGCTCTCCCGGCCGGAGCGCTCGCCGAGGTGGCCGTGGTGGCCGCGTACGTCGTGTCGGTGGTGGCGAGCCTGCTGGTTCTGCTCGTCGTCCTGAAGCAGGGCTGGTAGGGGCTGGAGGATGGCGATGGACCGACGGGAGCCGAGCCAGGAGATGCGCGGAACGCTGGCTCCGTGCCTGGTGGCGCTGGGCCTGATCCTGCTCGCGTTCTGGGTCTCCGACGTGACCCCGGGCCAGCCCGTGCCGGAAGAGCAGCCCTGGGTCGCCCCGCTCCGGGCCGTCGACGAGGCCCTGGCCCGGCAGAGCGTGTCCGCTTCGGAGCGTCTGTGGCACGACGCGTACGGTCACGCCGTGGCGAGCCGACGCTGGGACGGGATGGTGGCGGTGGGCGACGCGTCGCTGCGCATCGGCCGGCTCGCCGGGCGCCGGGCGGCGGCGGAGGCCCGGGCCCGTCAGGCCTACCTGGTGGCGCTCTACCGGGCGCGCCAGCAGCAGGCGGTGGAAGGGGCGCTGCGGACGGCCCAGGCGTTCGCCGATCTCGGCGACCGCGAAGTGGCCGAGCAGTGCCTGCGGGTGGCGCGGGACTTGGCGGCGCAGGCGGGCGATGCGGAGGCCGACGCGCGCGTGCGCGCCCTGGCTGGTCGATTGGCCGCGCGCTAGGTGAGGGTGATGGGAGCTGCCATGGGTGAGGCGATCACCGAGAGCGCGCACTACGTGGCGGTGGTCCGGGGCGGCGGCACCGACCTGTTCCTGATCCAGGGGGGCCGGCTCGAGGCGTCCGGCATGGTCTCGATCCTGTGGGACCGCCGGGCCGAGACCGAGGCCGCCGGCGCGCGACCGGCGGG
Above is a window of Candidatus Methylomirabilota bacterium DNA encoding:
- a CDS encoding sugar ABC transporter permease, whose product is MVTGAIGTPARPASARWRRRCEPYLYILPAFLPLVVFTYWPLARSLELSLFDWNMVSADRRWVGAANYTALLAAADFWLAVWNTGLYIVGLLLLTLVLPLGLGVLLNRVGGRLQPVYKAIFFSPAVVSFAVAAITWLWIFNPINGVLNQALGDLGVTGPAWLNQPGWVIWAITLICAWKLTGYNLVIFSAGLAGIPSEYYEAADMDGASAFQQFRHISWPLLTPTTFFVVVTTVIYAGQYTLVPIQILTQGGPNKASTNVVYLIYQYGFQFFETGRASALATVVFLMFLGVTLLQQRFLERYVHYDR
- a CDS encoding carbohydrate ABC transporter permease, yielding MTGRGQPSAAATAGLHAVMIAGCVATLFPLFWMLSTSFRMPDDIATPGIALIPRPPTLENYRAAWRLTPLGLYVWNSMLSTVALMSSQTVTSILAAYAFARFRFPGRELLFGLFVGTMMVPIHVVMIPNYILVSRLGWIDTLAGLIVPQLSNAFGVFMLRQHLLTLPRELFDAAAIDGAGSWRTLWRIVVPVSRSPIFALAILFFLNAWNQYFWPFLVLTRPEVQTLPLGLQRFAGSEGGASWGPLMAVATIASLPAILMYTVGQRHIVRTSVTSGLKG
- a CDS encoding ABC transporter substrate-binding protein translates to MPLQMPMKSTVMAALSVVLLATATTADAQVRIEYYHINTAAFGGPAVAKLAKEFNESQNAYVVADKFQANYGALTQALQVAAAAGRPPAVSQISYRLIRYAAETFQPTPIDKVGGSEFEAVARTYQPSVLKLGQLGGVQWGLPYGLSSPVMYYNPELFKAAGLDPATPPKTWEDVARAARTIKDKTGKFGLYIQRDDTWPMTWFLYGLGGQWLSESGDRPQANSPKAIKGMEVWAGFVKDGLHPVANNDEAFPAFQAGNIGMVFTTTGRRNLFESGSKFPVKVAELPAFAGMARKIPAGGNVLMVFARDPKERAGAWAFLKHVTSPQAITEWVKGTGYISPLQGLTENPRYLGNLFTELPNMRAAYAQLPYVVAEENWPKKGLQIEQILVEARDAILLGQVDAKTGMDRAQARIEDAMR
- a CDS encoding metallophosphoesterase, whose protein sequence is MPFRIGLVTDIHNGPDTETRPGSVALGLMDQFVHEMRTRFRPDLVVDMGDRINDVSSTEDAMRISQVVSRLTSAGVPTCFLHGNHDVPNLDFATINRLLGRKADYESVDLQGLHLVLLNTQDPTFEGGGGTLSEAQLAWLEEDLRRASGPALVFSHHPLDEQDVSRHWYFPSHPDCALAVNRARARQIFARSGKVRAVFHGHMHWNHAEVIDGIPYITVGSLVEMRLTGGQPAGGYAEVTVEDGGRLRVEVRGRLPMSFVHP
- a CDS encoding ABC transporter permease produces the protein MARFVGKHLLFLALTLLVVSFLVFAVNEFSPGAVARKMLGEFATQEQVDLLTHQLGLDRPLLVRYADYMGKALTGDLGYSLRFKVPVREIIWNRLGNTALLAGICFALIVPVSMALGIAAGMHESSRLDRAILLFSTVVASVPEFALGVFFASIFVVWLGWLPGTATLVGGGGWSATSQFALPVAVIVLYDSGYVVSMIRASMVEVMQRPYIRTAVLKGMRFRRVILGHALRNALINPVTVIFLQINYLISGVVVVETLFAYPGFGRMMLEAALFKDIAVVEAGALVAVLVAILTQIFGDLAYMALDPRIRA
- a CDS encoding ABC transporter permease, which codes for MADGTTVEAVLVPPRRPLAGFGRRAWTRFARLAESTPALIGAGIVSFWIAVALLAPVIAPYPPNANDVAALADPRPSAAHWLGTDHLSRDILSRIFWGARTVLTVAPVAVLGAVALGSLLGLCGGYNRGWIDLVIGRACDIVLTFPVIILYLIVLTHFGSSALNVILVLALRQAPIIARIVRGITLELRDREYVAAAKMRGESALYIMLVEILPNARGPLIVDTCLRMGFNIVIIGVLGFLGIGLPPPDPDWGGMVRDTYGMMSVWPHMALFPSAAIASLVVGFNLLAVGLREIGLRD
- a CDS encoding ABC transporter ATP-binding protein; amino-acid sequence: MTEHRRPAGEPLLELQQVRISYFTRAGEVNVIPGLSLSIGRGEALGLVGESGCGKSTVALAIVRYLGRAGRIIGGRILFEGRDLGALPEAELRGIRGRRIAMVYQDPMSSLNPVMTVGRQLMEVPLIHEGVGGDEARARALRMLTEVNLPDPEGILERYPHQLSGGQQQRIVIAMALIARPALLILDEPTTGLDVTVEAAVLDLVRGLRMRHDTAILYISHNLGTVVRVCDRVGVMYRGELVEEGSIRQVFGNPRHPYTRGLLDCLPAVGRDKRRAPLLAIPGQMDSLLARLPGCGFAARCAHVEPGRCTVGVIPTEPVADEPGHEVQCVRAAELPLWRRRYLEAGEAGPQAAADLVLALDGLSKVYRPRRGLFGTRADVRALTDVWLDAHHGQTLAIVGESGCGKSTLARVLAGLETATAGRASLAGADIAAMPVDARPAGLRRQLQMVFQNPDSTLNPSHTVGYAIGRALRRLRRLGAADRAREVGRLLEVVRLGPELAGWRPHRLSGGQKQRVAIARALAGDPEVIVADEPVSSLDVSVQAAIINLLTELQAKHGTTLLVISHDLSVVRYLADAVAVMYLGRVVEFGRAEDVFAPPYHPYTEALLSAVPIPDPDAQRDPIVLEGALPSPSEVPRGCPFSSRCPRKLGVVCEDTPPPEQRLAGGHRIVCHIPADELVRLQRPDAAVPRPGLVQEAPA
- a CDS encoding NAD(P)-dependent oxidoreductase is translated as MAGAGVRVVFPDCTPYMAQFFDGPARALVPELELRVARPAAAELVEALSGAAGVVHFQTKLTEPILAACPDLRLIVFLGTGVWSWVDLPAAERRGIRVRRVLGYADRTVAEHAIALVFDGVRRVAQMDREIRAGTWRQAALFELAGKTLGIVGLGGIGRATARLGAGVGLRVIGWNRGAVAEDVPCERRSLEEVLTEADIVSLHLALNDETRGILDRRRLGLLKPGAVFINTARGGLVDQVALAERLASGHIAAAGLDVFAEEPVPPDHPLTRLANVTLTAHAAWMSPEAARRLVRSGLEALREELDRL